Genomic DNA from Paenibacillus donghaensis:
GGCGGATATTGTACACGGTCGTCAGAATCCAGCCGGGCTGTCGTCATATGCCATTGCTGCGAAGGGAGGGGCCCGTTATATTGGTGTAAGTGATGATGAGAATGATTATCATCTACAAAGATATAATGGAGGGACCACATCTATGTTCAGAAATTCAAGAGCAGGCTGGGCTGTCAGCCTGTTGCTCAGTCTTACTCTTATTCTGGCCGCATGCTCCGGCACACCGGCGGGCAGCGGGCCTTCCGGCAATGGCAGTTCGGAGAATAGGAATACCGTCGTGGTACAAACGGCTTCGCCGGCCAATACAGCTGAAGCTGCTAAGAGCAGCCCGCAAACGATCAAGCATATGAAAAGCGAACTGCTGCTGAAGCAGACCCCGGCCAAGATTGTAGTGCTGGATACGCAGTTTATTGATCAGATGGTGACGCTGGGCGGGCAGCCGACCGGCAGTGTGATTGTCACCAGCGATACTGCGGAGTTCCCGGATTTCCTGGCTGATCAATTGCAGGGCGTAACGGTGCTGGGCACCAAGGAAGAGCCTAACCTTGAAGCCATTGTTGGCCTTAGTCCCGATCTCATTATCTGCACTGAATTCTCGGAAGAAATCTATGAAGAACTGCAGAAAATCGCCCCTACTCTGATGTTTGAACGTAATGAGGATTGGCGGATTACGCTGCAGAGCTTCGGACAAATTATGGGCAAGCAGCAGGAAGCGAAGCAGGTTCTGGATGAATATACCGATAAGGTGAACACCCTAAGCCTGGCTTTGAAAGAGAAGCTGGGCAACAGCACGGTAGCTATGATCCGTCCCCGTGACGGCCAGGTCCGGCTGCATACAACAGCCCACCGTACAGCGGCTATCCTCTATCAGGATCTGGGTCTGAATCCGCCGCCGATGGCGGTGGACGACACCGAAACAAGCCAGACTTTGTCACTTGAAATATTGCCGGAGTTAAATGTTGACCATCTGTTTGTGCTTACTGATGACAAAACAATGAAGCTGACCGGGGAGTTTCAGGAAACCTCCATCTGGCAGAACCTAGAGGCTGTGAAGTCAGAGCAGGTGCATACTGTAAACACAACACTGTGGATTGCATATTACGGGCCGGTTGCGATGAGTCTGATCGTGGACCAGATATCGGAAGCCCTGCTGTAGCATCTATCAGAACGCCGCAGAACCAGAAACCGGCAAGCCATAAATAGGCTTGCCGGTTTTTGGCATGCAGCTCAGGTGCAAGCTGCTTTTTCAAATATTAGAATATTTAGGAGCACGCTATATCAAATCCATCTATTACCTATGAAGTGTGCAGCTTTGTCCTTTGGAATTGCAGGATTCGCTGAGTCCGGCAATGGTTGTGAAATGCTCGGATACCCTGCCGTCCAGAGAATACCGGACCATATCATATACCTCCGAAGCAGCGATACTACGTATCGCTTTCAGGTATCCGTTTCTGCGAGATATAGAAGGATATACCATCAGGTTAAGCTTATACTTTCTGATATTTTGTGAAAAAAACTGTTTCTGGCGGCTGTCCGTCTTAATCTATAGAATGTGGAGAGGAGAGGGGTTATGGCATTGTCCGAGACTCAGATGAAAAGGGTGATCCTGGTGAATACCCGCGACGAGACAGAATTCTATGATTCGATCATGCTCTACCGAGAGCAGCTCTATAGTATTGCTTACAGCTATCTGCGCAGCCGCAATGACGCACTGGAAGCAATGCAGGAAATGACTTGCAGAGCTTGGACCAAGAGGAGAACATTGAAAGAGCCCAAAGCTTTTAAATCGTGGCTGATCCGCATCCTGATCTATGTGTGCATTGATGAACAGAGACGAAGGAAACGGGTGCTTCCGCTCGTATCAGAGAACCTGGAGGGGCTGGTCATGAAGCCTGACTCCTCCAGAATGGAGATGCTCTGGGCGCTTGACCAGGTAAAGCCGAAATACCGTCATGTTCTGCTGCTGAAATATTATCATGATCTGACGTTGTCCGATATTGCCGCTGTACTGAAGAAACCTGAGGGTACCGTGAAGACCTGGCAGCACAAAGGGCTTAATCAGTTAAGGGGAATTATGAAGAATCGGGAGGAGTGGAATCATGAGTAGCCGCGAAGAAGTGAAGATGTGGGAGGAAGCCGCGCAGTGGCCGCTAGAGATGCAGCCTGCCGATGCCGCAGCACAGAGCAGAGCAATCAGAGCAGGAATTGTACGGGGTCAAAAGAAAAGCAGAAGGCGGCTGCTCGCCGGCAGCGCGGGCGGACTGATTGCCGCGGCTGTGCTTGCGGCAGGTCTGCTGCTGTTTAACCCGGCTGAATGGTTTCAGCCGCCCGTTGCTGCCGTAGAGGAGAAGGTAGAATGGGGCACGCTGGAGCTTTTTAAAGATAATCTTTTCTATGATTCTGCCGTTCTACCGTATGTGCTTAAGCATGATTACATTCAGTCAATCGATCAATCAGCCGAAAGCAAAGGGTTCACAATTAATGTAAACGCCGTGTTCGCCGACGAGAATGTGCTTACGATGTTATATACGGCTTCCACGACTACTGACTATGAAATCTATAATGTATCCAGCTCCCTGCTAAAGGACTTGTCTACCGGGGGGATATCGGTGATGGAAATAGAAGTACGAGCAGTTTGCATGTCAAAGAAAACAAGCAACTGTACATCGGACGGACCACTTTACCGCTAAACCGTGCAGAGCCTGCGCTAGATCAAGTGGAAGCGGAATTTCAAATCGCCTACGTAGACCCAGGCAAGCTGGCTGGTCCGAAGACCGGTACGATTATGAAAGACATGCACTACACACAGAAGATGAAGCTCAGTTTCGCCATCGACCCAAAATTCTGGGCAACACCAACTGAAATTGTGCCTGTCAATCAATCATTTGTAATAGATGGGGAAAAAGTTACCTTGACTGAAATTGAGCGCTCACCAGTACAGACTTTAACCAGATTCAAATTCTCTGATGAAGTAAACGCGGATTGGGAACGTAAGCAAAACATCATATCTGACTTACTCTTCAACCTGTCCTACATTAGGGGCGGCGTAAAGACTGAGCTGGTTCCCTATCGAGGTAATGGAACGGATGAAGGCTACGAAAACATGTTCGAAGGGAATTCATTGGATACAGTGGATGCGCTGCTGCTGGAGCTGATCAGATCAGAGCCGAAGCAACAGATCCGGGTGGACTTGAACCAGAAATAATTCTGTTTGGAATTCCCTGGAATCGGGTAACTCATGTTAGGTTTGCTGAAATCCAACATAAGTTATTAACGAATGGGAGTGGACATGATGAAACACAACAAATGTTACCTGGTGATCTCAGCCGTAGTCTTGACGTTTGCGCTTAGCGCCTGCAGCAATAATAACAATGCATCAACCAATACAGCTGCTACCGAGCCGCCTGCTGCCGGGGCTGTTACAGCTGCCCCTGCTGCTTCGCCGGAAGCTACCACTTCTCCGGTGGTGGAAGGCGGTGCTACCGCAGCGCCGCAGGTTACGGCAGCACCGGAAGCGTCAACTGCAGCCGAGAACTCGGCTGAACCGGGATCAAGCGGCACCGCCGAACGCCCCGAATATTTGCCGGAGGACTTCCCGCTGCCTGAAGACAGCAAGATTGAGACATCGAACTCAGGATTGTCCGAGGACAAGAAATACGCCATGTTGATTTATACAACCGAACAAGACATGGCTGCAGTCACCAAGCTGTACAAGGATTACTTCAAAGCAAAAAACTTAAGTGATGCAGGCCAGACGATCGATGACAAGAACCTGATTATCCAGGGAGTGGATGAGCAGAACAAACAGAGCTGGTCCCTGATTGGTGGTGTAATGGCATCCTCTGAGCACAAGGTAATTGAATTAACCCTTACTTGGATGGAAATGTAGGCCATACCGCACGCAGGAAAGCTCGGGGCGCCTTTAGCGGGTTGATTGAGAGATTCAAGGTATAAAAACAAAGCAGCGATTCTCTGGTTAATGGAGTGAGAGTCGCTGCTTTATTTATGTCAGATTGCGGATTGGGTTAACAGTTGCGGACCGTAAAGACCTTATTTTCCGATTTATGGCTGATTTGCACTGCTTGCGGACTCAGATGCCCTTATATACTTCAAACTCTTCGTTTTCTAGCCTCATTCAGTGCGATAGCGGCCATACAGTCCGTAACTTACCCGAAAAGACCCGAAATCTGCAAATAGAGGCTATAGGGTCCGCAGCTGCTGCATAAGAAGAGTGATCGGCTAGGCGCTTACTACTTAACCTGCAGGAACCTCTTGACCTCTGCGATAAATTGCTGCGGCTGCTCCAGGTGGGGGTAATGCCCGCAATCCTCCAGTGTAATCAGCCTGGCAGCCGGAAGCTGCTGCTCCAGCAGACGGCAGGTCTGTCTATTGAAGGGGAGATCGCGTCCGGCCTCCAGGATCAACACCGGCATACGGAGCTCGCCAAGCCGTCCGCTGGCCAGGGGCATCAGCGGACGCTGCAGCGAAGGTTTGCTCTGATAGAAGCCCGGATTTCCCAGATAGAGCTGCTTGAATTCCGCCCTGGTCTGTGCTTCCTGTGGAACAAGATAACGCCAGAAGCGGTTGTTCATGAAATGGTCCGCCGCCTTCTCTATACCGCTTCGCTGCACCCGGAGGAAGTCCTTGACTCCTTCCCAGCTGAGGCGCAGCGGATATTTGCGTCCATTGAGAGAAGGAGCTACAAGGATCAGCTTGTTCACCCGTTCAGGGTAGGCGAGTGCAAAATCAATGGCCGCGCTGCCCCCGAAGGAGGAGGCGGCAATATGCGTCCGGGCGATGCCCAGATGATCCAGCACCGCGCGAATATCTTCATAATAAGAGAAGGGAGCAGCGGGCGGTTCGGTGCGCCCGTATCCCCGCTGGTCATAACGGATCATTCGGAAGTCCTCGGCTAATGGCGCAGCATGTCTGTTCCATACCTCCAAGTTCGAATAGCCTCCATGAAGCAGCAGCAGCGGTTCGCCTTCACCTTGCATATCAAGGTTGAAGTTGATTCCGTTAATATTGTGCAGCTGTGGTTGGTTCATTTCGTTTCACCCTTTCTGTCCTCATCCGGTATCCTGGCTAACAGCAGGAGCGCTTCCCGGCACCACTGAAGTCTTGTTTCTGAAGAGAGTAATCCATAACGCAGCGTCAGGCTCCAGAACGGATATTGCTCCTGGTGTTTATGCAGCAGCAGTTCTGCTTCCTGTTGTTTGTAAGCGGCGATGCTCTGTGTAAGGTCCGTCTGTTCCCGTTCGAACAAGGCTGCCAGCGCAGGGGCATCCTTGGGGCGGGCGAAGAACACGCGCAGCAGCAGCTCATCCCGGTAATTCAGCGGGTTCACAGGGCTGGCCAGCCAAGTGCTGAAATGCTCCAGGCCTGCGTTCGTGATCTCATATTTCTTCTGTTTCCGTGAATGGTTGGGGTAACTGACCTCAGCCGCATATCCCTGGGCTACGATTTCCTTAAGTGCCGGATAGATCTGACCGTAGCTTTCGCTCCAGAAATGCCGCAGCGATTCGGAGAAATGCTTGCGGATATCGTATCCTGAGCAGGGGCCTTTGGTCAGAACACCAAGGACGGCAAATAGGGTATTGCTGGTTTTTGCCATAGGAAGTACACCTCCTTATTATGTATCTAAAAGATATATATAATATATCTTTTAGATACATAATAACTGCTTGGGACAAATCAGTCAATATCCCTTGAGCAGCAAGATCTGCTATCTGGAACATCTGTATTTGCCTCTAAGAGTGACAGCGCGGAAACAGCCGGCATCAGAGTGGTAAGGAAACCTCTAATGTCGGCATGCAAATGCGGCAAACGGCCTCTATAATTATCAGCGGTGTTTACCGCTCCAGCGTTCTGTGCGCGCTTCGGGTTCATCCTCCAGTATGGCGGCTGCGTCTTCCCATTGCTTGCTTTTGTAGCATTCGATCAGTTCGATTAGATCATTGCGGTCAAGCAGCAGCACGCCGTTCACCCCGGCGAGAATCCGGCAGGCTTCCGTGTAACGTCCCGAGGTGAGGACAACTGCCCGTTCAGCCTCATAATACCTCATGGAGCTATAGACCTCCTGAACTGCGCTAAGTCCGACCGGATGGCTCTGACTGTAGCGTTTAGCCTGCACTACGGTGCGTTTGCCCTGGCTGTCGGTGAAGACCAGATCTGCACCGAAATCCCGGCTGCTGGTTGTTTTATGTACTTCCTTGTACCCCAGGCCTGAAACGAAGCGGAACAAATATTGCTCGAATTCGCTGCCGTCCGTCATCTGGTCGATATCACGGATACTGATCTTGCGCGGGTTGGCATCACTAAGCCGTCTGCGCCGGCGGCTTATGCGCATGCGAAGCAGAACAACCAGCAACAGAATAGCGAAGATTATTCCATAGATGTAGAATGGGATCTGTTCGAAAACCATGGGCTCAACCTTCCTGTCCTAAAAATGCGAAACATGTGTTTGTGTATAAGTATACTAAAAAACCGGGCCGTTTAGGGCCCGGGGGTAAGATTGCCCGCAGCTTATTTAGCAGGAGCAG
This window encodes:
- a CDS encoding sigma-70 family RNA polymerase sigma factor, with protein sequence MALSETQMKRVILVNTRDETEFYDSIMLYREQLYSIAYSYLRSRNDALEAMQEMTCRAWTKRRTLKEPKAFKSWLIRILIYVCIDEQRRRKRVLPLVSENLEGLVMKPDSSRMEMLWALDQVKPKYRHVLLLKYYHDLTLSDIAAVLKKPEGTVKTWQHKGLNQLRGIMKNREEWNHE
- a CDS encoding DUF4179 domain-containing protein, which produces MSSREEVKMWEEAAQWPLEMQPADAAAQSRAIRAGIVRGQKKSRRRLLAGSAGGLIAAAVLAAGLLLFNPAEWFQPPVAAVEEKVEWGTLELFKDNLFYDSAVLPYVLKHDYIQSIDQSAESKGFTINVNAVFADENVLTMLYTASTTTDYEIYNVSSSLLKDLSTGGISVMEIEVRAVCMSKKTSNCTSDGPLYR
- a CDS encoding restriction endonuclease, translated to MVFEQIPFYIYGIIFAILLLVVLLRMRISRRRRRLSDANPRKISIRDIDQMTDGSEFEQYLFRFVSGLGYKEVHKTTSSRDFGADLVFTDSQGKRTVVQAKRYSQSHPVGLSAVQEVYSSMRYYEAERAVVLTSGRYTEACRILAGVNGVLLLDRNDLIELIECYKSKQWEDAAAILEDEPEARTERWSGKHR
- a CDS encoding PadR family transcriptional regulator, which gives rise to MAKTSNTLFAVLGVLTKGPCSGYDIRKHFSESLRHFWSESYGQIYPALKEIVAQGYAAEVSYPNHSRKQKKYEITNAGLEHFSTWLASPVNPLNYRDELLLRVFFARPKDAPALAALFEREQTDLTQSIAAYKQQEAELLLHKHQEQYPFWSLTLRYGLLSSETRLQWCREALLLLARIPDEDRKGETK
- a CDS encoding AraC family transcriptional regulator, whose amino-acid sequence is MAMNLQEHIQLWNQATLKVLDIRHRIIPPGQGLLAYQLPSSVFLYGLRGKARIRLDGVEYSAVQGYLCHAGKGAYLEISEITESFEYYLIFYRAVLTKPCRQELLVMLERSKPFQVQYGFTPQHPALLYPKLDQMQREWSKPGAIDKLRTKTMFYQFLCELLEQLAAQQVATGLPDLSVQAIRYMEEHYAEPITLEAIADRLLCSPRQLQRQFKSKLRSGPIDYLLQLRMDKARELLLHTAAPIKAVSEAVGYTDSYHFSRMFKRIVGIPPTTYRLQAAGADIVHGRQNPAGLSSYAIAAKGGARYIGVSDDENDYHLQRYNGGTTSMFRNSRAGWAVSLLLSLTLILAACSGTPAGSGPSGNGSSENRNTVVVQTASPANTAEAAKSSPQTIKHMKSELLLKQTPAKIVVLDTQFIDQMVTLGGQPTGSVIVTSDTAEFPDFLADQLQGVTVLGTKEEPNLEAIVGLSPDLIICTEFSEEIYEELQKIAPTLMFERNEDWRITLQSFGQIMGKQQEAKQVLDEYTDKVNTLSLALKEKLGNSTVAMIRPRDGQVRLHTTAHRTAAILYQDLGLNPPPMAVDDTETSQTLSLEILPELNVDHLFVLTDDKTMKLTGEFQETSIWQNLEAVKSEQVHTVNTTLWIAYYGPVAMSLIVDQISEALL
- a CDS encoding alpha/beta fold hydrolase, giving the protein MNQPQLHNINGINFNLDMQGEGEPLLLLHGGYSNLEVWNRHAAPLAEDFRMIRYDQRGYGRTEPPAAPFSYYEDIRAVLDHLGIARTHIAASSFGGSAAIDFALAYPERVNKLILVAPSLNGRKYPLRLSWEGVKDFLRVQRSGIEKAADHFMNNRFWRYLVPQEAQTRAEFKQLYLGNPGFYQSKPSLQRPLMPLASGRLGELRMPVLILEAGRDLPFNRQTCRLLEQQLPAARLITLEDCGHYPHLEQPQQFIAEVKRFLQVK